Proteins encoded in a region of the Rutidosis leptorrhynchoides isolate AG116_Rl617_1_P2 chromosome 9, CSIRO_AGI_Rlap_v1, whole genome shotgun sequence genome:
- the LOC139868091 gene encoding uncharacterized protein has protein sequence MLEAVASYDMWIWHAFFGPARTNNDINVLNESDLFEDLLDGRTPEGRYNVNWQEFNKGYYLVDGIYPEWATLVKSFKCPIEPKNIKFKRFQEAERKNLERAFGVLQGRWAILKHPARPFSINKIRRIMYTCVILHNMITEDNARNICDLEEDYLRNRENMSRRTWTERVELQDRMSRELRDRRAHHVIRINLIEHI, from the coding sequence ATGCTCGAGGCGGTTGCGTCCTACGATATGTGGATTTGGCACGCTTTCTTTGGTCCAGCGCGTACGAACAATGATATTAATGTGCTTAATGAATCGGATTTGTTCGAAGATTTATTGGATGGTCGAACTCCGGAGGGTCGTTACAATGTCAACTGGCAAGAATTTAATAAAGGGTATTACTTGGTAGATGGCATATACCCAGAATGGGCAACACTTGTCAAGTCGTTTAAATGTCCAATTGAgccaaaaaatataaagtttaaacgATTTCAAGAAGCAGAGAGAAAAAATTTGGAACGAGCTTTCGGTGTTCTTCAAGGTCGTTGGGCAATACTAAAACACCCAGCAAGACCTTTTAGTATCAATAAAATACGTCGAATCATGTACACTTGTGTTATACTTCACAACATGATCACCGAAGACAACGCGCGTAACATATGCGACCTCGAAGAGGATTATCTCCGAAATCGAGAAAACATGTCACGACGTACTTGGACGGAGAGAGTTGAGCTCCAGGATCGAATGTCACGAGAGTTGCGAGATCGAAGAGCGCATCATGTCATTCGCATCAATTTGATCGAACACATTTGA